The proteins below come from a single Caenibius sp. WL genomic window:
- a CDS encoding VOC family protein, which yields MTAISKTKFGFTKLIVNDEEAMADYYCNVYGLNKIQRVQTDDSGAGGAIREVILGHGDTMAGETLVMFKFLNRTPPVEQEVILGFITDDLDALAQRVIDHGGKHVDAIKSMPEHGVRVLFTTDPEGRLSENVELIAS from the coding sequence ATGACAGCTATCTCAAAAACCAAGTTCGGCTTTACCAAACTGATCGTCAATGATGAGGAGGCGATGGCCGATTACTATTGCAATGTGTACGGCCTCAATAAGATCCAACGCGTACAAACCGACGATAGCGGAGCAGGCGGCGCCATTCGTGAGGTCATTCTCGGGCATGGGGATACCATGGCGGGAGAAACGCTTGTCATGTTCAAGTTCCTCAACCGCACCCCTCCGGTAGAACAGGAAGTGATCCTGGGCTTTATCACGGATGATCTGGATGCCTTGGCCCAGCGCGTCATCGACCACGGAGGCAAGCACGTGGATGCTATCAAGAGCATGCCTGAGCACGGCGTGCGGGTGCTATTCACCACCGATCCGGAAGGCCGGTTGAGCGAGAATGTGGAGCTCATTGCCTCCTGA